Part of the Candidatus Thermokryptus mobilis genome is shown below.
AACTTCTAAATTCTTTCTCTGTCATCTTGATCGTTGGCTCTGGGATTATTTCGGGAAGTTTTACCTCGCCTTTTACTTCCCCGGCAACCGTTGTTGGTGGTTTGGTTGATAACTTTACTTCAAGTTCCGCGATTTTCGCCTCCAGATCGCGGATTCGTTTTTTGTATTCAACTATCTCGCTATCTCTTTTTGCCAGTTCAACCGCAAATTGTGGCTCGGCTTGTGGCGTTGATTCATATTGTGCAATTTTTGCTGAAAGTTCACGACTTCTTTGTTTCTCGTATTCAAGCTGCAAACCAAGGTCAGATATCTTTGCTGTCAGCTGATCGTTTGTCTCTTGAAGTGAAGCAACCTTTTTCTCAAGCTCACTTTTTTCGCTTTGAAGCTTTGCAACTTGACTTTGTAGATTTGAAACCTGCTTTTTCAAAGATTCATTTTCCTCAGATAATGTTGATAATTCAGTTGTATCAATTTCTCCCGTTGTTTCCTTAACAACTTCCCCGTAGATGTCTTCTTGTTCAGCTGTTGATGCACACCCTTGGATTGATAAAATTAACCAAATCCCCGCGATAAGAATTAATAAATAATTCAGCACCTTCATGGCTGGGAAATCCTTTTTGTTTGACTTGCTTTAAGATAAAAAAGTATATGGTAAAAGTCAAGAAGCGCTCTGTTGAAAATTAGGCGTGAAAGTTTTATTTTTATTTAAAAAGGAGTTAAAAATGGCGAGGATTTCTTCAATAGCTCTATCGTTGCTTCGGTTTGCTACTGGTTTAATGCTTGCGCTTTTTCACGGTCTTGGGAAAGTTAACGGTGCGCTTGGTTTCTTCTTTGGAGATAAGGAATGGCGCTTCATTCAAACTGTTGCAAATCTTGGTTTCCCAGCCCCGGTTGTTTTCGCTTCTCTTTCAGCTTTAGCTGAATTTGTCGGTGGTTTGCTTCTCGCTGTGGGACTTTTCACAAGATATGTATCCGCATTTATCGCTATAAATATGGCTGTTGCAGTTTATAGTAATCTCGTTAATAACACTAAATATGAGCTTGCACTTTTGTATTTCTTGATATCGCTTGTCTATCTATTTAAAAGTGGTGAGGGAATTTCCCTTGATAATTTCATAAGGAGGGGAAAAATCTGAAGTTTTGTCGGGGCGCCCGGACTCGAACCGGGGACCTCTTGCTCCCAAGGCAAGCGCGCTAACCATCTGCGCTACGCCCCGCTTTTCAAACACAAATATATCAAACTAACCTCAAAAAATCAACTTTATGGAAATTCTGCTAAAAAAAGGAAAAGAAAAGAAAATAAAAAATTTCTACCTCTGGGTCTTCAAAGACGAAATTGAAAACCTTGAACAATTAAAAAACAAACCAGCACAAATAGTTGATGTGAAAAGCTCCTCCGGAGAGTTCCTCGGCAGAGCTTTTCTCAACCCAAAATCGCACATAGTTGCACGAATGCTGACGCTTGAAGATGAGAAAATAAATTCCGATTTTTTCAAGCGAAGGATTAAGGATGCAATTGAAAGGAGAAAAAAACTTAAAATAAAGTCAAACGCCGTTCGCCTCATCCACGCTGAAGCTGATTTCTTACCCGGATTGATAGTTGATAAGTTTGGGGGTTATCTCGTACTTCAAACACGCATAGCTGGAATTGAGAATTTCAAACACGAAATAGTTTCAATTCTCACCGATATTGTGAAAACCTCAGGAATTTACGAAAGAAGCGATATGGAGTCAAGAAAAGAGGAGGGGCTTGAAATTACTTCTGGAGAACTTTATGGACATGTTCCAAGATATGTTGAAATTGAGGAAAATGGTTTGAAGTTTTTAGTTGATCTGCACTACGGTCAGAAGACAGGGTTTTATCTTGATCAGCGAGATAATAGGAAAAAAGTTCAAGGGTTGATAAATAAAGGTGATAAAGTTCTTGACCTTTTTTGTTATTCAGGGGCTTTCAGCATTTATTGCGCAAGCGCTGGAGCCATGGTTATAGGGATTGACTCCGATAGAAGTGCCACTGACCTTGCGAGGGAAAATGCAAAATTAAACAATGTCTCAAATAGAGTTAAATTCCTAACCGCTGATGCATTTGAAACAATTGAAGAGATGGCTAATTCAGGTGAAAAGTTTGACCTTGTGATAATTGACCCACCAGCGATGACGAAGACGAAAAAAGGAGCTGAAAGCGTTAAATGGGCTTTTTATAAACTCGCCCTCAATGCTTTGAAAATGCTTGACCCCGGGGCTAAACTTGTTATATCATCGTGTGCATATCATATCTCGCTTGACCTTCTTCAGGAAGCGATAAGATTTTCCGCAAATGACCTCGGAAAGAGATTAAGGGTTATTGATATAACTTTTCAACCCGAAGACCATCCCTGGATTTTGCAAATGCCAGAGACATTGTACTTGAAAACAATTTATCTTGAGGTTCTAAAATGAAATCCGAAGAGGTTTTCAGAAGTTTCTTCAAAACGAAATCATCTCTCGTTATCGCTCATCGTGGTTATTCAAAAATCGCTCCCGAAAATACAATTTCAGCTTTTAAACTCGCGGTTCGTTTTAAAGCAGATATGATTGAACTTGATGTCAGAATCACAAAAGACGGTACGCCTGTTATAATCCATGACTCAAAAGTTGATAGAACGACAAATGGGACTGGAAGGGTCAAAAACTTTTACCTTTGGGTTCTCCGCGAACTTGACGCAGGGAGTTGGTTTGACCATAAGTATATCGGTGAAAAAATCCCCACCCTTAAGGAGGTTTTTGACGCTGTCGGTGGGAAAATCCCAATCAACATTGAAATTAAAAGCGCAAGCATCAAAGATAAGCTTACCGAGAAAGTACTAGCTGTGATTTATGAGAATGAAATCGCTGATAATGTCTTGATCAGCTCTTTTGATCCAAGGGTTTTGAAAAATGTCAGAAAACTCACAGACGAAATCCCAACGGGATTTCTTTATCATTATCCAATTTATTTTAACCCCGTCAGAACCCTTTTAAATCTCGGTGCGAATGTTCTGATACATAATTACAAATTCACAACACCCAAACTCGTTGAAAAGCTTCACAACGCTGGGTTTAAGATATTTGTCTACACTGTTAACAGCCCCAATCACATCTTGAAAATGCTTGAAATCGGCGTTGACGGCATAATAACTGACGATGTCAAATTAACGAGGCGAATTTTAAACTCATTTAATCAAACTTAAAGTTGACTTAACTTTTTGAGTCATCGGCATCGTCATCTCAACCTGACCTGATATTCCCATCGCTATATCCATTTCGGTGTCCATTTCCGAATAAACTATTACCCCGCTTTTAACTTCAACCCATACAGTGCCCTTGTTTTTCCCTTCGCCTTCAAGCCCATAATTCATCCCTTGAATAGTCCCACTCCCACTTAGTGAAAGGTTTGCGTCAAGTTTTAACCTTGCACATTCTAAACCGAGTTTCTCTTCAATGCCTTCAAAAGTATATTCCCCATTTGTCTTGACAATCGTTTTGCCCTCTTCGGCAGTTGATGTATCAGAATATGAGAACGACCAGGATTTGCCTGGCGTTAATTTGTCTTGCGGAAATACGAGCGAGAATGTATAATTTCGCTTATCAATTCTCCTTGTTCCACCGCCCATCGGGATTTGAACTTCACCTCCCTCAATGATTTCGTAATTCAAGGGTTTCCCGTATTTATCATGAACTTGTTTAAATTTGAAAGCGATTGGGAAGGAAAACGTTGTATCCATCGGTGGCATCTGTGTTTTAATGCTTGTCTTTATCGTGTCAATGGAGATTATCATTTCAACATTTCCATTTGGAGAGACATTTTGGATGAGATACTTGAATTTTGATTCTGTCTTTGAGAAAACAACCTGTTCCATTCCCATTGCTGATTGTATCACCGTTGTCTCAGATAGAAGCAAATAATTGAATGTTTGCCCCGGCTCCGGCTGAAAACGCAAAGAAACACCTTGTGAAAATCCAAATTCAACAAGGATAAATAGGACAAGCGAAAATATTGATGGTTTCCTCATCTTTAAATTTCCATTTTGTTTTAATTTGCGAGTTTGTCTTCGTTTAATTTCGGCTTGAAATCTGAATTTGCAATTCTATATGCGACCAAATAACAAAGTTTCGCAACCTTTTCAATTTTTGCGAAGTTAATTTTGCTGACTTCGTCTGATACCTTGTGATAATCTTCATGTTCACCTGAGTGGAAAAAGATGACAGGGATGCCTTTTCTTGCGAAGTTTGCTTGGTCACTTCTTGGAAAGTCCCTTTCTCCATCATATGAAAACTTAAATCCGATTTTTTGATTTTCTTCTTCTGCGATCCTTTTCATATCTTCGCTGTAACTCCAACCGATCAAGATTAAGCTATCAATTGAATTCCTCCCAATCATATCAAGATTTATCATCGCAACCGTTTTTTCAATTGGGAAAAGCGGGTTGTCAACATAATATCTTGAGCCAAGCAATCCCTTTTCTTCACCGCAGAAAGCGATGAAAAGAAGGCTTCTTTTCGGTTTCTTCTTATTCAAAGCAAATGCCTTAGCAACCTCAATCATTCCAACTGTTCCAGAAGCGTTGTCATCAGCGCCGTTGTAAATGCTATCTTTTCCCATTGTCCCCGTAGTATAACCAACATGGTCATAGTGTGCCCCTATGATGATAACCTCATCTTTTAACTTCTCATCTTCGCCTTCAATTAAGCCAACGACATTATTTGCATAGACCTTTTCCTTTGCGAAACTTATCTTCATTTTAATTTTTACATTTTCAAATTTAAACGATTTTGGTTTCAGCGTTTCATCAATTGATCTCTGTATATCTTTCAAGACCTGTATATCACCGAATAGTGCTTTTATGAAGTTTTCCCCAGCTTCAATTGAAGGTGGCATTTTGCTGAGTTGATATGACAGTTGAATCGGCAAAGAAGCGCGGGGCAAATTTTTGTAAAGTTTGGGCCAAACATAACCCCTCGGCTTTAAAATTGAATGATTAAGCGGATCCGGGATGATTATAACTCCAACTGCACCGTGTTCAAAAGCGTTTTGAGCTTTATATCTCGGGAATGAATATCTTGTGGGATTTTTCCCATTAAATACACTTGTTGTGTCGCTTTCCTGTGGTTCATCCCTTAACACAACAACTATTTTATCTTTTACATCTATTCCCTCGTAATCGTCATAGCCGTATTCCTTCGCTGTAATCCCGTAACCTGCGAATATGACTTCTGCCTCAATTTCACCATCTGCGAAGTTAAACGGGATGAAATCCTCACCAAGTTTAAAAACTATCTGTTCCCCATTTTTTGACAAAATTAAAGCGTTCTGCTCAGCAAGGTCAATTCTTACGAACTCAACCCTTTGGAAATAACTTCCGTTTACCGGTTTTAATCCATATTGCTTAAACCTCTCGGCTATGAAATTTCCAGCGATATCAAGTTCAGGGCTTGGTGTGTTTCTCCCTTTTAAAGAGTCGGATGCAAGAAAAGATATATTTTGTGCGATGTTTTCGGCAGTGATTAATTCAAGCCCGCTTTTGAACCCATCTTTTGTGACTGCACAGGACAGAAACAAAACAGGAAGAATTAAAATTAAAAACCTTCTCATATCACTTGACTTTTTTGTTTAAAGGTAAAAAAATTGATGTCGCAAAGCAAGTCCCTTTGCCCGAAACTTTGAATTTTTTTGAGGTTTTGATTAACTTATCAACGAAAACAAAAACAAACGTAAACCTATACCGCTATGACACACCCATTTAAAGAATCAATAAGCACGATAAACATCGGTAGAAGGAAATTGAAAATTTTCAATCTTACCTGGCTTGAACAGCAAGGGCTTGTCAATCTTTCAAAACTCCCTTATACGATAAGAATACTGCTTGAAAACATGGTCAGAAATTGCGATAATTATCTCGTCACAGAGGAGGATGTTAAAACTGTAGCTGGGTGGAAGCCGAAACCGGAGTTAAAAGAAATTCCTTATATGCCTGCAAGGGTTTTGCTTCAGGATTTTACAGGTGTTCCTTGCGTCGTTGACCTTGCTTCAATGAGAGATGCTGTTAAGAAACTTGGGAAAGACCCTAAAATTATAAACCCGCTTAAACCAGTTGACCTTGTCATTGATCACTCAGTTCAAGTTGAATATTTTGGCACATCTTATGCTTTTGATTGGAATGTAAAAAGGGAGTTTGAACTTAACAGAGAAAGGTATGTGCTTTTGAAGTGGGCTCAGAAATCGTTCAAGAATTTCAGGGTTGTTCCCCCTGGCACAGGGATAATCCATCAAGTAAATCTTGAATATCTTTCAAGTGTCGTAAGGGTTGAAGATGGTTTTGCTTTTCCAGATACGCTTGTCGGCACCGACTCCCATACGACTATGATAAACGGCATCGGTGTTCTCGGATGGGGTGTTGGTGGAATTGAAGCTGAGGCAGTAATGCTCGGACAACCATATTATATCACAGTCCCTGAAGTCATAGGTGTGAAGTTAACTGGGGAATTACCCGAGGGAGCAACCGCAACTGATCTTGTTTTGACCGTTACGAATGTTTTGCGAAAGAAAGGCGTCGTTGAAAAATTCGTTGAGTTCTTTGGACCTGGGGTGTCAAAATTGTCAGCCGCTGATAGAGCAACGATTGCGAATATGGCTCCTGAATATGGAGCAACTTGTGGGTTTTTCCCAATTGATGATGAAACACTGAAATATCTTAAGCTAACCGGCAGGGAAAATTTAGCAAAAATTGTTGAGGTTTATGCCAAGGAGCAATTCCTCTTCAGGTATGAGGATTCACCAATACCTGAATATACCGATGTGGTTGAAATTGATATGAGCCAGATAGAGCCGACGCTTGCAGGACCAAGCCGTCCGCAGGATAAAGTTTTGCTGAAGGATATAAAAGTTCATTTTGAAAAAGTATTGAAGGAGAATTACAAGGTTGATAGTGAGCCGAGAAAATCTGTTGAGATTTTTTATCGTGGTAATAAGGTTGAACTTACCCATGGATCAATTGCTATAGCAGCTATAACTTCCTGCACAAACACTTCTAATCCGACTATTTTGATAGGTGCCGGTTTACTTGCGAAAAAAGCGATTGAAAAGGGATTAACAGTTAAGCCCTATGTTAAAACAAGCTTAGCCCCCGGGTCACGGGTCGTTACTGAATACTTGCAAAAAGCTGGTCTTATGCCATACCTTGAATCGCTTGGTTTTCATCTTGTCGGTTATGGCTGCACAACTTGCATTGGCAACAGCGGACCACTACCAGAGCCAATTTCAAAGGCGATCTCTGAAAATAATCTTATCGTCTGCGCTGTTTTAAGTGGCAACAGAAATTTTGAAGCACGAATCCATCCACTTGTTAAGGCGAATTACCTTGCATCTCCAATCCTTGTGGTTGCTTACGCTATAGCTGGTAGAATTGACATTGATTTTAACACCGAGCCAATCGGATATGACCCGAATGGAAATCCTGTTTATTTGAAAGATATCTGGCCAAGTCAAGAAGAGATAAAGGAAACAATTGAAAAGGTCCTTGAGCCGAAATTATTCAAGAAGAAATATGCCGATATTTTTGATGGAACAGAATATTGGAAGGAAATAAATGTAAAAGATAGCGAGCTTTTTGAATGGGACATAAATTCAACTTATATACAAAACCCACCATTTTTTGAGAATCTGACGCTTGAACCTCAACCACCAAGCGATATAGTCAACGCTTACTGCCTCGCTGTATTTGGGGACTCAATCACGACCGACCATATTTCACCCGCTGGTTCAATTTCAGAGAATAGTCCCGCTGGCAAGTATCTGATTGAGCGTGGTGTCCCGAAATCTGAATTTAACACATTCGGCGCAAGAAGAGGAGCTCACGAGGTTATGATGCGCGGTACATTTGGAAATGTAAGAATTAAGAACCTTATGACCCCCGAAGTTGAAGGTGGGTGGACGATATACATCCCAACCGGCGAGAAAATGTTTATCTATGATGCAGCAATGAAATATAAGAAAGAAAACCGTCCTCTCATTGTGATTGCGGGGAAAGAATATGGAACAGGTAGCTCGCGCGATTGGGCAGCGAAAGGAACATATTTACTTGGCGTTAAAGCTGTCCTTGCTGAAAGCTTTGAAAGGATACACCGAAGCAATCTTGTAGGAATGGGTGTCCTACCACTTCAATTTAAAGAAGGGGAAAATAGAGAAACGCTTGGATTAACAGGCTTTGAAGAATACACGATAGAGGGCATAGCTGAAGGTTTATATCCACGTAAAATTTTGAAGGTTACAGCTAGATCCAAAGATGGACAATCAAAAACTTTTGAAGTCATTGCCCGTCTTGATACACCGGTTGAGGTTGAATACTATATCAATGGTGGAATAATGCAAACTGTCTTGAGAAAGTTGATCAAGGATTAGAAAATTCTAATCTTTTTAAACTTGACAAATTGATTTTAAAAGTGTATATTACAATTGCAAATAGTAATAATTATCATTTAAAAACAAAATTTGGAGTAAAGCCATGGCAAAATCACTTGCTGGAACAAAGACGCTTGAGAATTTGAAGGCTGGATTTGCCGGTGAATCCCAAGCGAACAGGCGTTATCTTTATTTTGCAAGACAAGCAGACATTGAGGGGTATCCCGATATTGCAGGTGTCTTTAGAGACACGGCAGAGGGTGAGACCGGACACGCTTTTGGGCATTTTGACTTTTTAAGGCAGTATGGTGCTGGGGATCCGGTGACAGGCGAGCCAGTCGGTGATACAATTTCAAATCTTAAATCTGCCATAGCAGGCGAAACATATGAATATACGGAGATGTATCCTGGGTTTGCGAAGACAGCACGGGAGGAAGGATTTGATGATATCGCTGAGTGGTTTGAAACACTCGCCAGAGCTGAGAAATCCCATGCTGGTAGATTCCAAAAGGCGCTTGAAAGCTTGACTGGTGGTAGCAAGTAATTTTTAAAAGTGCGGGGCATTGCCTCGCCCCGCTTTTTTATTTTTAAAAATTAAATCTGGGAAAGCTCATGGTCTTTGATTTAAAAGACCCCAAGTTTTGGGATGAAGAAGCACTTTTAAAGGAGATGCATAGAATTTTTGATATCTGTAATGGTTGTCGTCTTTGTTACAATCTTTGTCCGTCATTTGAGTTTTTATTTAAAAAGATTGATGAAACCGACAATCTTGATGATTTAACAAAAGAGGATTATTTCAAAGTCGTTGAACTTTGTTATGATTGTAAACTTTGTTTCCCTAAGTGTCCGTATACACCACCGCATCACTACGAGCTTGATTTCCCGAGGTTGATGTTAAGGGCAAAAGCTGTGAAAGCGAAGAAAGAAGGGATTCCATTGCGTGATAAAATTCTTGGGCAAGCAGATTTGATAGGGAAACTTGGGAGTAAATTTGCGGGTTTGATCAATCTTGCGAACAGATTAAAAGTTAGCAGAATTTTAATGGAAAAGATACTTGGTATCCACAGGGAGAGGAATTTACCTGAATATCATAGCGAAACATTTGAAAGGTGGTTTAAGAGATATTCAAAGCAAAATGGAAAGGAAGAGAAAGGAACAAAGAAAGTTGTTCTCTTTTACACTTGCACCGTTAATTACAATGAACCCGAACTTGGAAAAGCGATTGTTAAAGTTTTAGAACATAATAATATTGATGTTGTAGTTCCAGAGCAAAAATGTTGCGGTATGCCTTTTCTTGATGGCGGTGATATTAATTCAGCGATAAAGAGTGCAACTTTTAATGTTAAGTCGCTTGTGAATTTCGTAAAACAAGGTTTTGATGTCGTTGTTCCAGCGCCAACTTGCAGTTATATGTTGAAGCAGGAATATCCGATGTTGCTGCCGGATGATGAAAATGCAAAATTGGTTTCTCAACATACCTATGATATTTCTGAGTATTTGATGAAAATTCACCGAGAAGGAAAGTTAAAGACCGACTTTAAGAACCCACAAGGGAAGATTATTTATCATTTACCCTGTCATCTGAAAGCACAGAATATAGGTTACAAGTCAAGGGATTTACTTGAGTTGATACCTGGAACAGAGGTTGAAATGATTCAGAGATGCTCTGGTCACGACGGAACTTGGAGTATGAAGAAGGAATTTTTTGAGATGTCAATGCGTGTTGGGAAGCCAATTTTTGATAAGGTTAATCAAGATGATTCCGGTTCATCGGTTTGTTCTGATTGCTTGTTAGCACAATTGCAGATTGAAAAAGGAACTGGAAAGAAGGGTTTACATCCAATACAAATTCTTTACAACGCATATGGTTTAAATGAGGAAAAATAACAAAAAAATCTATGGAGGTAGTTATGAAGCCGAATATCGGAATAAGTGAAAAAAATCTTGAAGGAGTAATTAAAATTTTAAGCACCTTGCTCGCTGATGAATATGTCCTCTATACAAAAGCGAGAAATTATCACTGGAATGTCGTAGGTCCACAATTTAATGAACTTCACAAATTCTTTCAGTCAATTTATGAAGAGCTGAATGAACACATTGATGACATAGCTGAGAGAATACGGTCACTTGGTGGGTGGTCAGTTGCAACTTTGAGTGAATTTTTGCAATTGACGAGATTGAAAGAGCATCCTGGGGAATATCCCGACGCAAGGAAGATGATTGAGAACCTTTTGAATGATTATGAAGCAGTTATAAGAACTTTGAGAGAGGATATTGTTAAGGTGGGTGATGAATACAAAGACCTTGGTACTGCTGATTTTCTTACCGAGCTTATGGAAAAACATGAGAAGACGGCTTGGATGTTAAGGTCTTTTCTTTCGTGATATTTTAGGGGAGGGGATCAAATCCCTTCCCTTCTTTTGTTAAATTTTAAAATTAAACTTCGGAGTTAAGATGAGAAAAGTTGAACTTACGGAAGTGAAAAACATATATGAGTATGAGAAGATCAGAGATGATTTCAGGAAGTATATAATTGAGTTGAAAAAAAGACGCAGAATCTCCGTCGGTGATAGAGTTACGCTTGTGTTTGAAAATCACGACACGGTTCTTTTTCAGATCCAAGAGATGATGAGGGCAGAGAGAATGGTGGATGACGACGAGATAAAATTTGAGGTTGAGACATATAATCAGCTTATACCTGAAAAAGATGAGTTAAGCGCTACATTGTTTATAGAGGTTGACGATCCGAAGCTACTCCGTCCAGTCCTTGATAGTTTTATAGGGCTTGACCGAGGTAATCATGTGTATTTGCAGATTGGGGATAAACATAAAATTTATGCTCAGTTTGAGGAGGGGCATAGCAAAGAAGATAGGATAAGCGCTGTTCATTTTATTAAGTTCAAATTTACGCCCGAACAGATAAATGACTTTAAGGACTTTAGAAATGATGTCAAAGTGGTCATAGATCATCAAAATTACAAGGCGGAAGCGGTTATGAGCAATGAAATGAGGCAGGAATTGATAAAGGATTTTGACTCAGATTAAAATTTTAGTGGAGTAATTTAAAATGGCTAATCGTAGAGGGAGTAAACAAAGGGAAGCGATACTTCGTATCCTTCGGGATACGAATATTCATCCCACAGCTGATTGGATATATATGGAGGTGAAGAAGGTGATTCCGAATAT
Proteins encoded:
- a CDS encoding tetratricopeptide repeat protein, with the protein product MKVLNYLLILIAGIWLILSIQGCASTAEQEDIYGEVVKETTGEIDTTELSTLSEENESLKKQVSNLQSQVAKLQSEKSELEKKVASLQETNDQLTAKISDLGLQLEYEKQRSRELSAKIAQYESTPQAEPQFAVELAKRDSEIVEYKKRIRDLEAKIAELEVKLSTKPPTTVAGEVKGEVKLPEIIPEPTIKMTEKEFRSYYNKGLSSFRNRNYKNAIAYFDTLLKSDLQANLKINVIYWLGESYFALKQYDKAIEYFNYVAQTKSTKTPDALYMLGRCYAALGKIKEAKEYMNRVLKEYPRSPVAKKAKDRLERL
- a CDS encoding DoxX family protein, whose protein sequence is MARISSIALSLLRFATGLMLALFHGLGKVNGALGFFFGDKEWRFIQTVANLGFPAPVVFASLSALAEFVGGLLLAVGLFTRYVSAFIAINMAVAVYSNLVNNTKYELALLYFLISLVYLFKSGEGISLDNFIRRGKI
- a CDS encoding class I SAM-dependent rRNA methyltransferase, translated to MEILLKKGKEKKIKNFYLWVFKDEIENLEQLKNKPAQIVDVKSSSGEFLGRAFLNPKSHIVARMLTLEDEKINSDFFKRRIKDAIERRKKLKIKSNAVRLIHAEADFLPGLIVDKFGGYLVLQTRIAGIENFKHEIVSILTDIVKTSGIYERSDMESRKEEGLEITSGELYGHVPRYVEIEENGLKFLVDLHYGQKTGFYLDQRDNRKKVQGLINKGDKVLDLFCYSGAFSIYCASAGAMVIGIDSDRSATDLARENAKLNNVSNRVKFLTADAFETIEEMANSGEKFDLVIIDPPAMTKTKKGAESVKWAFYKLALNALKMLDPGAKLVISSCAYHISLDLLQEAIRFSANDLGKRLRVIDITFQPEDHPWILQMPETLYLKTIYLEVLK
- a CDS encoding glycerophosphodiester phosphodiesterase is translated as MKSEEVFRSFFKTKSSLVIAHRGYSKIAPENTISAFKLAVRFKADMIELDVRITKDGTPVIIHDSKVDRTTNGTGRVKNFYLWVLRELDAGSWFDHKYIGEKIPTLKEVFDAVGGKIPINIEIKSASIKDKLTEKVLAVIYENEIADNVLISSFDPRVLKNVRKLTDEIPTGFLYHYPIYFNPVRTLLNLGANVLIHNYKFTTPKLVEKLHNAGFKIFVYTVNSPNHILKMLEIGVDGIITDDVKLTRRILNSFNQT
- a CDS encoding M20/M25/M40 family metallo-hydrolase produces the protein MRRFLILILPVLFLSCAVTKDGFKSGLELITAENIAQNISFLASDSLKGRNTPSPELDIAGNFIAERFKQYGLKPVNGSYFQRVEFVRIDLAEQNALILSKNGEQIVFKLGEDFIPFNFADGEIEAEVIFAGYGITAKEYGYDDYEGIDVKDKIVVVLRDEPQESDTTSVFNGKNPTRYSFPRYKAQNAFEHGAVGVIIIPDPLNHSILKPRGYVWPKLYKNLPRASLPIQLSYQLSKMPPSIEAGENFIKALFGDIQVLKDIQRSIDETLKPKSFKFENVKIKMKISFAKEKVYANNVVGLIEGEDEKLKDEVIIIGAHYDHVGYTTGTMGKDSIYNGADDNASGTVGMIEVAKAFALNKKKPKRSLLFIAFCGEEKGLLGSRYYVDNPLFPIEKTVAMINLDMIGRNSIDSLILIGWSYSEDMKRIAEEENQKIGFKFSYDGERDFPRSDQANFARKGIPVIFFHSGEHEDYHKVSDEVSKINFAKIEKVAKLCYLVAYRIANSDFKPKLNEDKLAN
- the acnA gene encoding aconitate hydratase AcnA; protein product: MTHPFKESISTINIGRRKLKIFNLTWLEQQGLVNLSKLPYTIRILLENMVRNCDNYLVTEEDVKTVAGWKPKPELKEIPYMPARVLLQDFTGVPCVVDLASMRDAVKKLGKDPKIINPLKPVDLVIDHSVQVEYFGTSYAFDWNVKREFELNRERYVLLKWAQKSFKNFRVVPPGTGIIHQVNLEYLSSVVRVEDGFAFPDTLVGTDSHTTMINGIGVLGWGVGGIEAEAVMLGQPYYITVPEVIGVKLTGELPEGATATDLVLTVTNVLRKKGVVEKFVEFFGPGVSKLSAADRATIANMAPEYGATCGFFPIDDETLKYLKLTGRENLAKIVEVYAKEQFLFRYEDSPIPEYTDVVEIDMSQIEPTLAGPSRPQDKVLLKDIKVHFEKVLKENYKVDSEPRKSVEIFYRGNKVELTHGSIAIAAITSCTNTSNPTILIGAGLLAKKAIEKGLTVKPYVKTSLAPGSRVVTEYLQKAGLMPYLESLGFHLVGYGCTTCIGNSGPLPEPISKAISENNLIVCAVLSGNRNFEARIHPLVKANYLASPILVVAYAIAGRIDIDFNTEPIGYDPNGNPVYLKDIWPSQEEIKETIEKVLEPKLFKKKYADIFDGTEYWKEINVKDSELFEWDINSTYIQNPPFFENLTLEPQPPSDIVNAYCLAVFGDSITTDHISPAGSISENSPAGKYLIERGVPKSEFNTFGARRGAHEVMMRGTFGNVRIKNLMTPEVEGGWTIYIPTGEKMFIYDAAMKYKKENRPLIVIAGKEYGTGSSRDWAAKGTYLLGVKAVLAESFERIHRSNLVGMGVLPLQFKEGENRETLGLTGFEEYTIEGIAEGLYPRKILKVTARSKDGQSKTFEVIARLDTPVEVEYYINGGIMQTVLRKLIKD
- a CDS encoding rubrerythrin family protein, giving the protein MAKSLAGTKTLENLKAGFAGESQANRRYLYFARQADIEGYPDIAGVFRDTAEGETGHAFGHFDFLRQYGAGDPVTGEPVGDTISNLKSAIAGETYEYTEMYPGFAKTAREEGFDDIAEWFETLARAEKSHAGRFQKALESLTGGSK
- a CDS encoding anaerobic glycerol-3-phosphate dehydrogenase subunit C, with translation MVFDLKDPKFWDEEALLKEMHRIFDICNGCRLCYNLCPSFEFLFKKIDETDNLDDLTKEDYFKVVELCYDCKLCFPKCPYTPPHHYELDFPRLMLRAKAVKAKKEGIPLRDKILGQADLIGKLGSKFAGLINLANRLKVSRILMEKILGIHRERNLPEYHSETFERWFKRYSKQNGKEEKGTKKVVLFYTCTVNYNEPELGKAIVKVLEHNNIDVVVPEQKCCGMPFLDGGDINSAIKSATFNVKSLVNFVKQGFDVVVPAPTCSYMLKQEYPMLLPDDENAKLVSQHTYDISEYLMKIHREGKLKTDFKNPQGKIIYHLPCHLKAQNIGYKSRDLLELIPGTEVEMIQRCSGHDGTWSMKKEFFEMSMRVGKPIFDKVNQDDSGSSVCSDCLLAQLQIEKGTGKKGLHPIQILYNAYGLNEEK
- a CDS encoding Dps family protein produces the protein MKPNIGISEKNLEGVIKILSTLLADEYVLYTKARNYHWNVVGPQFNELHKFFQSIYEELNEHIDDIAERIRSLGGWSVATLSEFLQLTRLKEHPGEYPDARKMIENLLNDYEAVIRTLREDIVKVGDEYKDLGTADFLTELMEKHEKTAWMLRSFLS
- a CDS encoding DUF3501 family protein encodes the protein MRKVELTEVKNIYEYEKIRDDFRKYIIELKKRRRISVGDRVTLVFENHDTVLFQIQEMMRAERMVDDDEIKFEVETYNQLIPEKDELSATLFIEVDDPKLLRPVLDSFIGLDRGNHVYLQIGDKHKIYAQFEEGHSKEDRISAVHFIKFKFTPEQINDFKDFRNDVKVVIDHQNYKAEAVMSNEMRQELIKDFDSD